Proteins co-encoded in one Flavobacteriaceae bacterium MAR_2009_75 genomic window:
- a CDS encoding sulfocyanin SoxE-like protein, which yields MQIRYILLIVLAFFSAAQEVLAQSEIAKKEAQYYRIEDVPIPDDVILEVGGLALTDKNQLGVSTRRGELWVIDQPYSKKPKYSLFAHGMHEALGLNYKDDSFYLTQRGELTKLTDKNNDGKADIFKTIYAWPLSGNYHDYSYGPKFTDDGDMLVTLNLSWIGHGASLVKWRGWLLKISPDGGMEPIATGLRSPSGFVMNAAGDVFYSENQGDWVGSGRITHLEKGDFAGNPEGLVWTGEPNSPLDLKMEDVEEQSGLNMYEYAKKLPELKVPAIWLPHTILGISTSDMVFDETNGKFGPFENQMFVGDQGHSKIMRVFMEKVNGVYQGAVFPFVEGFSSGILRMLWGSDNSMFVGMTSRGWASTGKKMYGLQRLVWNGKVPFEMKTIKALDNGFLIEFTKPINKKMAADANNYNITTFNYLYHNTYGSPIVDQRKAEVPEVQVSQDGLSVRLKINGMRLGYIHQVKLPFLKSQTGEKLLHDTGYYTLNQVPGGTLNSESLQVSENDKSVYQPKRKNEMPLTWMNGPDQKVVIGTEPGLKYDIQELRLKGRSKVEITFTNNDDMLHNLVITEKGEASVNEVAQMALNLGLDGADVNYVPDSDLVLVHTGIVQPESEETIFFEVPNKPGDYWIVCTFPGHANTMRIKLIVE from the coding sequence ATGCAAATTAGATATATATTATTAATTGTTTTGGCGTTTTTCAGCGCTGCGCAAGAGGTATTGGCTCAATCTGAAATAGCTAAGAAAGAGGCTCAATATTACCGTATTGAAGACGTACCTATTCCTGATGATGTGATTTTGGAAGTTGGTGGTTTGGCTCTAACTGATAAAAATCAATTGGGTGTTTCGACCAGGAGGGGAGAGTTATGGGTAATTGATCAACCCTATAGCAAAAAACCCAAATACTCTCTTTTTGCCCATGGTATGCATGAAGCCTTGGGCCTGAACTATAAGGATGATAGTTTTTATCTCACCCAAAGGGGAGAGTTGACGAAACTTACCGATAAGAACAACGATGGTAAAGCGGATATTTTTAAAACAATTTATGCGTGGCCTTTATCCGGCAATTATCACGATTATTCTTATGGCCCTAAATTTACCGATGATGGTGATATGCTCGTTACTCTCAATCTTTCATGGATTGGTCACGGTGCTAGTTTGGTTAAATGGAGGGGCTGGCTTCTAAAAATTTCGCCTGATGGTGGTATGGAGCCGATTGCCACTGGTTTACGTTCTCCATCAGGTTTTGTAATGAATGCTGCAGGTGATGTTTTCTATTCGGAAAATCAAGGAGACTGGGTAGGGTCAGGTCGAATTACACATCTTGAAAAGGGTGATTTTGCTGGGAATCCGGAAGGTCTTGTTTGGACAGGCGAGCCAAACTCCCCTCTTGACCTTAAAATGGAAGACGTTGAGGAACAGTCTGGTTTGAATATGTACGAGTATGCCAAAAAACTTCCCGAATTAAAGGTTCCTGCAATTTGGCTTCCGCATACTATACTTGGTATTTCTACTTCCGATATGGTTTTTGATGAGACCAACGGTAAATTCGGACCTTTTGAAAATCAGATGTTCGTAGGCGATCAGGGTCATAGTAAGATTATGAGGGTCTTTATGGAAAAGGTCAATGGTGTTTATCAAGGTGCTGTTTTTCCATTTGTTGAAGGATTTTCCTCCGGTATCTTAAGAATGCTTTGGGGAAGCGATAATAGTATGTTTGTAGGAATGACGAGCAGAGGATGGGCGTCTACCGGCAAAAAAATGTACGGTCTACAGCGATTGGTGTGGAACGGTAAGGTTCCCTTTGAAATGAAAACGATAAAAGCTTTAGATAATGGTTTTCTGATAGAATTTACCAAGCCTATCAATAAGAAGATGGCAGCTGATGCGAACAACTATAATATAACAACTTTTAATTACCTGTACCATAATACGTATGGTAGTCCAATAGTTGATCAAAGAAAGGCAGAAGTACCAGAAGTTCAAGTTTCTCAAGACGGTCTTTCAGTTCGGTTGAAGATAAATGGTATGCGTCTCGGCTACATACATCAGGTGAAGCTTCCTTTCTTAAAATCGCAAACAGGTGAGAAATTATTACATGACACGGGGTACTATACATTGAATCAAGTTCCTGGAGGAACGTTAAATTCAGAATCATTGCAGGTAAGCGAAAACGATAAAAGCGTTTACCAACCAAAACGTAAAAATGAGATGCCCTTGACTTGGATGAACGGACCTGACCAAAAAGTGGTCATTGGAACTGAACCGGGCTTAAAGTACGATATTCAAGAACTTCGTTTAAAAGGAAGGTCTAAAGTTGAAATTACTTTTACCAATAATGATGACATGTTGCACAATCTTGTAATAACCGAGAAAGGCGAAGCGTCTGTAAATGAAGTTGCCCAAATGGCTTTAAATTTGGGTCTAGATGGTGCCGATGTCAATTATGTGCCTGATTCAGATTTAGTTTTGGTACACACGGGTATTGTACAACCAGAATCGGAAGAGACTATATTTTTTGAAGTACCAAATAAGCCTGGTGATTATTGGATAGTATGCACATTTCCAGGCCATGCCAATACCATGAGAATCAAATTAATTGTGGAGTAG
- a CDS encoding PA14 domain-containing protein, with translation MKNTILIITMVVLFLSCKDFQNTDDKAKSHETIYNLPYHSIELNDLDTFEKTSSNWKVVGDVKVDEFKENVFDVIEGEGVLVNLSDDNNKSHLITTFEHSDIELELDIMMPKGSNSGIYLQGRYELQLFDSWGQNVPSHADMGAIYERWDESRDDGEKGFEGHPPKINAAKSPGLWQHMKIIFHAPKFDKSGKKIQNAKFEEVWLNGELVQENIDVTGPTRSGIADDEVEKASLMIQGDHGQVAFKNLRYKLYGSNRISTSELSVREYDYKGVKIPNLDSLQPLRELRTDSISSSIITENRIFRLLDYKGTFIVPESGDYLFDARLHSAGALLIIDNDTVIHRNGAYELNDTNTGLVNLTKGEVPFQFIYNKSNQWTLGFQLNYEGPGIQYQSLSSPGSLMFEGSKEDNQVVIEVDDEVVTQRGFLMFAGNKRTHCIAVGTPEKTHYSYDLAAGSLLAAWNGPFYDVTEMWYNRGIEQLGKPLGFTMWFAGEPQFSALETDNSDWPAHDYEVSPQNYDGYELDANGFPVFLRKVSGVHIKDKLVPSEKSRGLERTINIEGDSQIWHKIGEGDSIKKITDDTYRIDGTNYFVQVLGDGFVPIIRKKGEKEEILVKLSTEKESLQYRIIW, from the coding sequence ATGAAAAATACCATTCTCATTATTACCATGGTTGTTTTGTTTTTATCATGTAAAGATTTTCAAAATACTGATGATAAAGCAAAGAGTCATGAAACTATTTACAATTTACCTTACCATTCTATTGAGTTGAACGACTTAGATACGTTTGAAAAGACCTCTTCAAATTGGAAAGTAGTAGGCGATGTTAAGGTTGATGAATTTAAAGAAAATGTCTTTGACGTTATAGAGGGAGAAGGAGTTTTAGTCAACCTTTCCGATGATAATAATAAATCACATTTAATTACAACCTTTGAACACAGTGATATTGAACTTGAATTAGACATAATGATGCCAAAAGGCTCTAATTCTGGTATTTACTTACAAGGGAGGTATGAGTTACAGCTTTTTGATAGTTGGGGTCAAAATGTACCATCTCATGCTGACATGGGGGCTATTTATGAACGTTGGGATGAAAGCAGAGATGATGGTGAGAAAGGTTTTGAAGGTCATCCTCCTAAAATCAATGCAGCTAAATCTCCCGGTTTGTGGCAACATATGAAAATCATTTTTCATGCTCCTAAATTTGATAAATCCGGAAAAAAAATACAGAATGCCAAATTTGAAGAGGTTTGGCTTAATGGTGAACTTGTTCAAGAAAATATAGATGTCACAGGCCCAACGCGCTCAGGAATAGCAGATGATGAAGTGGAAAAGGCTTCTCTAATGATACAAGGGGACCATGGTCAGGTAGCTTTTAAGAACTTAAGGTATAAGTTATATGGTTCAAACAGAATTTCCACTAGTGAATTGTCAGTTAGGGAGTATGATTATAAAGGAGTGAAAATTCCGAATTTAGATTCCCTGCAACCCTTAAGGGAATTACGGACCGATAGTATCTCATCTTCAATTATTACGGAGAATCGAATTTTTCGTTTACTTGATTATAAGGGAACTTTCATAGTTCCTGAGAGCGGTGATTATTTGTTCGACGCTCGATTGCATAGTGCTGGAGCACTATTGATTATTGATAATGATACGGTAATTCACCGTAATGGGGCTTATGAGTTAAATGACACCAACACTGGACTAGTAAATCTTACAAAGGGTGAAGTGCCTTTTCAATTTATATATAACAAAAGTAACCAATGGACCCTAGGTTTTCAGCTAAATTATGAAGGGCCTGGTATTCAATATCAGTCACTGAGTTCCCCCGGATCTTTGATGTTTGAGGGGTCTAAAGAAGATAATCAAGTAGTTATAGAAGTTGATGATGAAGTGGTAACGCAACGTGGTTTCCTCATGTTTGCCGGTAATAAACGTACACATTGTATAGCTGTGGGTACACCAGAAAAAACACATTATTCTTATGACTTGGCGGCTGGATCTCTATTAGCTGCTTGGAATGGTCCTTTCTACGATGTCACAGAAATGTGGTATAATCGGGGTATTGAGCAGTTAGGTAAGCCTTTAGGTTTCACTATGTGGTTCGCAGGCGAGCCTCAATTTTCCGCTCTTGAAACAGACAACTCTGATTGGCCGGCCCATGACTACGAAGTTTCACCTCAGAATTATGATGGCTATGAGCTTGATGCAAATGGTTTTCCCGTCTTTTTAAGAAAAGTATCCGGAGTACACATTAAAGACAAATTGGTGCCTTCTGAAAAAAGTCGAGGCCTTGAGAGAACAATTAATATAGAAGGAGATAGCCAAATATGGCATAAAATCGGTGAGGGAGATTCCATAAAGAAAATTACCGATGATACCTATCGAATAGATGGTACGAACTATTTCGTTCAGGTTCTAGGAGACGGATTTGTGCCAATAATCAGAAAAAAAGGAGAAAAAGAGGAAATTTTGGTGAAGCTCTCTACCGAAAAAGAAAGTTTACAGTATAGAATCATTTGGTAA